The DNA segment TCTCAATCAAGAATGAAGCTGACGAAAAGGTTTGATGGTGCTTTTATAATTTCTCGACCCTTTACACcgcatacagggtttcccacgatttattggttggttccctcgatttattggtgcgttcccacgattttttggtcatttcccataattttttggtagcaacccacgatttattggtcggttcccaaatattattggtcggttcccaaatattattagtcgtttcccaaatattattggtcggttcccaaatataatataatataataccgaccaataatatttgggaaacgaccaataatatttgggaaccgaccaataatatttgggaaccgaccaataaatcgtgggttgctaccaaaaaattatgggaaatgaccaaaaaatcgtgggaacgcaccaataaatcgtgggaaccaaccaataaatcgtgggaaaccctgtaaagcacacaaaaagaagGGCAGTTGCTTCCATTCTAAGCGGATTAAGAACATCGATCGCCGTGACAAATCCAGAACAAGAACAGATTGTTTTCTTGAATTCGCTTTCAACTCGCCTCTCGTCATCATTTAAACACATCGGTAAGTTCGATTCCATTTATATATTCCATCCACAAGATGTACAGGGGATGCCAGATATTAGTATTATCTTTattaaatctaaaaaaaatagcaTCCTACTTGATGCGCATCTTCGGACCGCGCTGACGCGGCCGACCACCCGTGCGCGGTCTCGCCGGTGGCTCATCATCGTACGGCACCCAGTTATCGTCGTCGTCCGGTTGGAAGTCTTCCAGCGTCATCTCCACATCCGAATCGGGCTCGTTGTTCTCCTCACCATCCGCGCTCGGTTTCTTCACCCGCCGGACGACACCGTCCTTGGTCACCTCGTACTTGCCGCCCGTCTGCTTGCTGAacagcttctgctgcttctgcacAAACACCTGCCGCGGTCCGGTAATGATCGGTACCGGCACCAGATTGGGATCGATCGTGCTGACGTAGATCGGCAGCGAGTACGACTTTTCGCACACCGTCTTCAGGTTGATCGCCTGCACATTCAACCAGCCGCCCGGATAGATGGTCTTCAGCTGCTCCAGCAGTGCCATCCCGTTCGCGACCGCCTGCTCCACCGGCATCCAGTGGACGGCAAACTTAATCTCCGTCACCGGACCACTGTAGGTCTGCCGGAAGGTTTGCACCAgtgccgcctgctcaatcgATTCCTTAATCTTTACATCGCTGTCCAGCTTCACCGCGATTGGGTTTTTACCGCGCCGGGCAAACTGTGTGCCGAGAAACGAAAACACGTGCCCACTGATGCGCGCGTCGACCACGAACCGCTCGAAACGGTGCACCAGCTTGCGTTTCATCTCGAACGAACTGTAGTCGCGCTTCAGCTGCTGAAACGGTATGACCTGCACGTTGTACCCGACGGACAGCTCCTTCAGCTTGTCCTCCCAGTGGTGCAGCGTGGGCAGATAGTCGACATCCCGGCCACGAGTGTTATCCTTCACGATGAGGCACATTTCATCCTCCTTGCGCATCAGCGTGTGGGGAAGAGCGCTGGAAAAGGTATAAAAAGGGAATTAGCTTCATTTCACCCGTGCAGCACCACCGATGGCTTCCTCCTACTTACACGCGACAGATCCGTAGCGGGCACCTTGGCACCTTCACAGCCACGACTTGCAACGCGTACTTTAGATCATCCCCGAACAGCTTGTTGCCCTTCTCGTTGAACTTGTTGTGCACCACCTCGTACAGCTTCCGGAAGCTCGCCTTCGTCACTAACTGTTCCGGCACGAGGGCCAGCGTCTCCTCGGACACCTTGGACACCACTTTGCCGCCCaacttcttttgcttttttttcaacgCTTTCAGCTTGAGTTGTCTTTCCCTTCGAGCCGCCTTGGATTCATTTTCGGGCTTGGTTGAATCTTCCTCGTCCGTTACCTGCTTCGTGGGTTTCGGACCTTTACCATTCAGTGGAGGCATTTTTTCCTCGTTCGCAGTTTCCTTCATCGATTTCGATCCTTTCTCCTGCTTTGCGGGCGCTTTACCATTCGCTTGTACCAGCTTCTGTGGGGGTTCATTTTCCTGCTCCGCATCTTCCTTGTCCGCTttcgttttgcttgcttttacCAGCTtcacttcctttttcttttccagtAGCTTTGCCGCTGCGACTACCTTGGCGGCGGATTCCTTCACCGGTCCGGCGGACTTCACTTTCTTCGCCTTCTGGATGTCGGTTTTGGACTTTTTCAGCACACCCGAGCCCTTGGCGGCtggtttctcttttttcatgggttttactttcatttcgaAAGTAAAATGTACACTTTTTTAGGGTAAAAATCCAAAACGCACGTGTTTCGCACGTACACAATGCGGAGCGCGTGTTGTTTTGTGATCACGTCGCTTTGACAGCTCAGGTGACAGGACGGGGTGTGTGACGTTTGCCCGTTCGCACCCAAAGAGCAAAACGATTCGTTTGCCAGGGTTGAATAGAAAAAAGTGAATAAAAGCGTATAAAGTTCACACAAAGCTTTCAACTTTAGGAATAAACATGAATCTGTTGGagtattaatttttaaaatagttttatgACCTCGCAATTCATATCtttttgtgaaaataaatatataaaagcATGATTGAATTGATAGcaattttcaaatattaaCCAGCAGTGTCCCAGTGTGTAGCATCAGATCGTGCGAAACGAACGACCACATCTCCCAAGCAgcctctccttctctctttctctcaatATCACATACAACGGCTTTCAAGCGTACAAGGGCTAAAAGAAAGGGCGAGGGGATGAAtcgaaaacaaggaaaaaaagcaacgTCAAACGGAAACTAACACTCGACGCGCGCGGTTGTGTGTCAATCTCATCTCCGTCGTCGTACTAGTGCGTCGCGTTGAATGTGTAGAGGAAAAGATACTGTGTTTAAAGTGTGTTTTATTCCTACAACTGTGTTCAGTGTTTCAAGTTAGACTGGTTAGGCGCTCCTTCAATTGTTGGTTAGTTGAGCAAAATCTTCTCCGCACAAGCAATCCCCGCAGCATCCGTGGCAATAACCTCGAAACATCTACCGCACCGCTTTGTTTACCGAAAACGCTACGCTGGAAGGCAATTATCGTGCCGTGAATCGCGCCGAAATTTCGTGTGCCAAAACCACCATTCTATTGCGGTGTTGTGGGTTTAACCGCCGACCGGGTGATTTTGCTGGAAagtgttaatttttcattagaatccacacacgcacgcacacgcacgggCGTCGTTAGAAATCGTGGGCTTTACCGCCGTGTGTCCTTTTATTATTTGACCACCAATCACCGTGCTGAGATGTGCTTTTATATATTgcgggtgtgtttttttttcaacgagCGAGCAAATCGGGCACGGCATAACTTTCATTTCCTGCTGTATATTTAGAAAACGCATACACGACCTAGAAATTATTCGGCAGCGTTTAATGGCGTGTGCTGGATGCGTGTGCAAGTCTCCCTGCCCGTACGTCGGCGGCAAGTACACACTGCTGCAATTGCAAAATTCTGCatcgcctgctgctgctgccttgtGTGAAATCTTCCGTGCTCAACTGGTTTTGGTGTTTGTAGGTGCAGACAGGGGGCAACAAGTTGGAAGGTAGTGAAATAGAAGCTGCCAAAGcgaattatgtttttttttaaataatcataTTCAACTTGTCATTTTGTTAAATACAATACAATTGTTGgcacttccttttttttcaagcaCAATAATGCCCATCAAATTATGTTTCAACATCCTTTCGGTTTGTTTCCCTGTGTGTGCCGAGTTTTTGCTGATTTAAATTTCCACCCCATTCAAGCGTGTGGTGT comes from the Anopheles coluzzii chromosome 2, AcolN3, whole genome shotgun sequence genome and includes:
- the LOC120953178 gene encoding ribosomal L1 domain-containing protein CG13096-like, whose product is MKVKPMKKEKPAAKGSGVLKKSKTDIQKAKKVKSAGPVKESAAKVVAAAKLLEKKKEVKLVKASKTKADKEDAEQENEPPQKLVQANGKAPAKQEKGSKSMKETANEEKMPPLNGKGPKPTKQVTDEEDSTKPENESKAARRERQLKLKALKKKQKKLGGKVVSKVSEETLALVPEQLVTKASFRKLYEVVHNKFNEKGNKLFGDDLKYALQVVAVKVPRCPLRICRVALPHTLMRKEDEMCLIVKDNTRGRDVDYLPTLHHWEDKLKELSVGYNVQVIPFQQLKRDYSSFEMKRKLVHRFERFVVDARISGHVFSFLGTQFARRGKNPIAVKLDSDVKIKESIEQAALVQTFRQTYSGPVTEIKFAVHWMPVEQAVANGMALLEQLKTIYPGGWLNVQAINLKTVCEKSYSLPIYVSTIDPNLVPVPIITGPRQVFVQKQQKLFSKQTGGKYEVTKDGVVRRVKKPSADGEENNEPDSDVEMTLEDFQPDDDDNWVPYDDEPPARPRTGGRPRQRGPKMRIK